In the genome of Helicobacteraceae bacterium, one region contains:
- the ybeY gene encoding rRNA maturation RNase YbeY, giving the protein MIDFVNETDFACNLTPLIAIAQSLSDRSIELVLTDDSAMREINKTARGVDKPTDVLSFPIADFPLAPLGSVVISIDAAVKQAQALRHSVELEIAVLFLHGVLHLLGFDHEIDGGEMARRETELRERFNLPAALTER; this is encoded by the coding sequence ATGATTGATTTTGTCAACGAGACCGATTTTGCTTGCAATCTAACGCCGCTAATCGCGATCGCGCAAAGTTTAAGCGATCGCTCGATAGAGCTAGTTTTAACGGACGACTCGGCTATGCGAGAGATAAATAAAACCGCGCGCGGCGTAGATAAACCTACCGACGTGCTTAGTTTTCCAATAGCCGATTTTCCGCTTGCGCCGCTTGGCTCGGTCGTTATATCGATCGACGCCGCCGTTAAACAAGCGCAAGCCTTGCGCCATAGCGTAGAACTAGAGATCGCCGTTTTGTTTTTGCACGGCGTTTTGCATCTGCTTGGTTTCGATCACGAAATCGACGGCGGCGAGATGGCGCGGCGGGAAACCGAGTTGCGCGAGCGCTTCAATCTGCCCGCCGCGCTGACCGAGCGGTAA